Proteins encoded together in one Terriglobales bacterium window:
- a CDS encoding multicopper oxidase domain-containing protein, with the protein MSFSRRNFLRAASALAGSALVPPTLANHGIAEKTFRAPQNQGAADHTIRIAAAPVEIAPKKIISITTYNSQFPGPLLRLKEGQRVVVDLVNETDTPEQLHWHGQLVPVDVDGSAEEGTPYIPAHGQRRISFVPQPSGYRFYHTHNRAGADLSAGQYSGQVGQVYIEPKHEPGNYDREVFLVLKEFEPTFSRGGDMPQDVLSPAAKVKELEEKGESAMKASLAKGMPRGYEIGYASFTVNGRMLGHGEPIKVKPGQRVLFHVLNGSATEIRSLALPGHTFLVVALDGNPVPNPARVPFLWLGTAERVSAIVEMNHPGVWIMGDTSDDDRRHGMGVVVEYANRAGKAQWVAPPKFRWDYTKFAKPGATAHVPDETFEMTFAKDNAALEGFNRWTINGVAYPMTSTMAAPAFHLREGRRYRVHMRNESDDVHPIHLHRHVFELTNMMGEPTVGVMKDVVMLGGYQEVALDFVANDPGMTLFHCHQQLHMDFGFMTLFDYV; encoded by the coding sequence ATGAGCTTTTCCCGACGTAATTTCCTCAGAGCGGCAAGCGCCTTGGCGGGTAGCGCGCTAGTGCCCCCAACCTTGGCCAACCATGGCATCGCCGAAAAAACTTTCAGAGCCCCCCAGAACCAGGGTGCAGCCGACCACACCATCAGAATCGCCGCCGCGCCGGTGGAGATCGCGCCGAAGAAGATTATTTCGATTACCACGTACAACAGCCAATTTCCGGGGCCGCTGCTGCGCCTTAAGGAAGGACAACGAGTTGTTGTAGACCTGGTGAACGAGACTGACACGCCCGAGCAACTGCACTGGCATGGTCAGCTTGTTCCCGTGGACGTAGATGGCTCGGCGGAAGAGGGGACACCGTACATTCCGGCCCATGGGCAGCGTCGCATTTCATTCGTCCCTCAGCCTTCAGGTTATCGCTTCTACCATACGCACAACCGTGCGGGCGCCGACCTCTCCGCCGGCCAGTACAGCGGGCAAGTCGGGCAGGTTTACATCGAGCCGAAACATGAGCCGGGGAACTATGACCGAGAGGTATTCCTGGTTTTGAAGGAATTCGAGCCGACTTTCAGCCGCGGTGGTGACATGCCCCAGGATGTCTTATCGCCGGCGGCCAAGGTGAAGGAGTTGGAGGAGAAGGGCGAGTCGGCAATGAAGGCGTCACTCGCCAAGGGCATGCCGCGGGGATACGAGATCGGCTACGCCTCTTTCACCGTCAATGGCCGCATGCTTGGGCATGGAGAGCCTATTAAAGTGAAGCCAGGGCAGCGGGTACTGTTTCACGTGCTGAATGGGAGCGCCACTGAGATCCGCAGCCTGGCATTACCGGGACATACTTTTCTCGTCGTGGCTCTTGACGGAAATCCGGTACCGAATCCGGCGAGGGTTCCGTTTTTGTGGCTGGGGACCGCCGAGCGGGTCTCCGCCATCGTGGAGATGAACCATCCGGGAGTCTGGATCATGGGCGACACCAGCGACGATGATCGGCGCCACGGGATGGGAGTTGTGGTGGAATACGCGAATCGTGCCGGCAAAGCCCAGTGGGTCGCGCCACCGAAATTCCGTTGGGACTACACCAAATTTGCAAAGCCTGGGGCCACCGCTCATGTGCCCGACGAGACCTTTGAAATGACGTTCGCAAAGGACAACGCTGCTCTGGAAGGATTCAACCGATGGACGATTAACGGTGTGGCGTATCCGATGACGAGCACAATGGCAGCGCCTGCATTTCACCTACGCGAGGGTCGGCGGTACCGCGTGCACATGCGCAACGAAAGCGACGACGTCCATCCCATTCATCTCCACCGACACGTGTTTGAACTAACAAACATGATGGGAGAGCCGACGGTGGGCGTGATGAAGGACGTGGTCATG